In Roseibium algicola, the DNA window CGGCGGCGGACGCCAGCGGCTCGTTCATGTCGGTCAGGAGAGCCGTCGTTTTCAAACCCGCCCCGTTCGCGACCAGCACCAGGCTTTCGGCAAGAGCACGAGCATCTTCAAGTGTTGCCATGAAAGCGCCCGTGCCCCACTTCACATCCAGCACCAGTCCCTGCAGACCGGCTGCCAGCTTCTTGGACAGGATCGACGCGGTGATCAGGTCGATGCTCTCCACCGTGCCGGTCACATCGCGGATGGCATAAAAACGCTTGTCGGCCGGAGCAAGGTTGCCGGTCTGGCCGATGACGGCACACCCGATCTCCTTGACCACCTTCTTGAACAGCAGATTGTCCGGTTGCGTCTGATAGCCCGGGATGCTGTCGAACTTGTCCAGCGTGCCGCCCGTGTGACCCAGGCCACGACCGGAGATCATCGGTACTGCAGCGCCACAGGCGGCAAGCGCCGGCGCCAGCATCAAGGAGACGTTGTCGCCAACGCCGCCGGTGGAATGCTTGTCCAGGATCGGCGCGTCGATGCCCGACCAGTCCATGACATCGCCACTGTCGCGCATGGCGAGCGTCAGAGCCACCCGTTCGTCGACGGTCAGCCCCTTGAAGAAGACAGCCATGGCGAGCGCGGCCACCTGGCCTTCCGTGACCGAGCCGTCTGCCAGGCCCTTGACGAAGAACTGGATCTCCGCCGCGTCCAGCGTTCCACCGTCCCGCTTCTTTCTGATGAGTTCTTGCGGCAGCATTTGTTGTCCTTCTTGAAGCCGTCTCAATAGCCGTGGTGGGAGTGGTCCACGATTTCCTGGCCCTCGATCGTCGAGATCAGGGCATCCAGAAGACCACTGGCACCAAAGCGGAACGTGTGTGCCGATACCCAGTTCTGGCCCATGATCTTGTCGGCAAGCGCCAGGTAGGCAGCCGCGTCCTCGGCGGTGCGGATACCACCGGCCGGCTTGAAGCCGATCACACGCTCGGCGTTGTCGCGGCGGGCCTCCTCGATCGCGGTCAGCATGATTTCGGCTGCTTCCAGCGTTGCGTTGACGGCAACCTTGCCGGTCGAAGTCTTGATGAAATCCGCACCAGCCCCAATGGCAATGTTGGAGGCCGCGTGGATCAGCAACGGATCCTTGATTTCACCCGTTTCCAGGATGACCTTGAGCAGTGCCGGTTCCGGAATGGCCGCCTTCACGCGGATGATCTGCTCTTCCGCAAAGCCCTTGCGGCCAGCGCAGAAAGCCTTGTAGGGCATGACCAGATCGATCTCGTCGGCTCCATCGGCAAGTGCCTGCTTCGTCTCGGCCAGGACGGCTTCCGTATCTTCGCCACCTTCAGGGAAGTTGACCACGGTCGCCACTTTCACGCCCGTGCCGGTCAGTTCCTGCGCGGCCTGCGCCACGAACCGCGGCCAGACACAGACAGCCGCAACCGACCCGTGATCCGTCACGGTCCGTCCGGTCAGCTTGGAAATATCCGCCGCCGTGCAGTCGTCGTTGAGGTTGGTCAGGTCGACGAGCCCGAGGGCCCGTTTGGCGTGTTCGATCATGTCAGTCATTGGCCGATCTCCTTCACGAATGCCCGCACCAGCTGTTTCATGCGTTCCATGCCCTGCAAGGCAACGGACTTGGTTTCGTCGTGAGACAGCGCGTGCGTCTGCATGCCTGCGCCGTAATTGGTGATAATCGACATGGCCGCGACGCGCATACCCAGAAACCTGGCCATGATGACTTCCGGCACGGTTGACATGCCAACCGCATCCGCACCCAGTGTCTTGGCCATGCGGATTTCGGCAGGCGTCTCGAAAGATGGGCCGGAGAACCACATGTAAACGCCCTCGGCGACCGGATCGCCGGTTTCCTCGGCGACTTTCTTCATCGCCGCACGCAAGTCCGCATCGTAGGCGGTGCTCATGTCGAGGAAGCGCTTTTCGTCCTCTTCACCGATCAGCGGGTTCATGCCCGACCAGTTGATGTGGTCGGAAATCAGCATGGGCGAGCCGGGAGCAACTTCCTGGCGCAGGGAACCAGCCGCATTGGTTGCCAGCAGGATCTCGCAGCCGAGCTCCTTCAGCGTTTCCACCGGCGTGCGCATGACCGTCGGATCACCGCCCTCGTAATAATGGGCCCGGCCCGACAGGATCACCACCGGTACACCGGACAGCGTGCCGGCAACCAGCTCGCTGGAATGGGACGTGACGGTGGAGACCGGAAATTCGGTCAGATGCGAATAGGGAATGCGAACAGCGTCCTCGACTTCCTCGGCGAGCGCGCCGAGGCCGGAGCCGAGGATCATGCCAATCTTGTACGAGCCCTCCCGGGCTGCGCGGACGATCTCCGCGCATTCACGGCCGAAACCACTCATTGTGGGTCAGTCCTTCTTATTTTGACGTGTATTCCAGTTCGAAGGCGGCAGGCAGCAGCTCATCCATCGTGAAGCTGCGCCGGATACCGTCGAGATCCGCGACATGGACAACCAGATCGTCCGTGCCGAATTCCTTCAGACGCTGGCGGCACATGCCGCACGGCGTGCACAGGGCCGCATCGCCAATGACGACGGCTTCCGCAATTTCGCGGTAACCGGCGGCAATCATGGCGCTGACCGCCCCACCTTCTGCACAAACGCTCACCGGGTAGGAAGCGTTCTCCACATTGCAGCCGATGAAAACAGTGCCGTCCGGTGCACGCAAGGCCGCGCCGACCAGGAAGTTTGAATAGGGTGCATATGCGTTTTCACGAACCGCTTTTGCGGCCTCGAACAACGCGTCCAGATCGCTCATGAACGCTCCTTGAGATACGGAATGCCAGCCGCCTTCGGCGGGATTGCCTTGCCGATGAAACCTGCAAGCAGGATCACGGTCAGAATATAGGGCAGTGCCTGGAAGAACTGCACCGGAATTTCGCCGATACCGGGTAATTTCTGACCCTGCATCCGGATGGCGACAGCATCGAGGAAGCCGAACAACAGGCAGGCCAACATCGCGTTGGCCGGTTTCCACTTGGCGAAAATCAGGGCCGCCAGCGCGATGAAGCCCTTGCCAGCCGTCATGTCCTTGATGAAGCCGGAGGACTGGGCGATGGAAAGATATGCTCCGGCTACACCGCACAGGGCACCGCAAGCGATGACCGCCCGGTAGCGCAGCCAGGTGACAGAGATGCCGGCCGTGTCAACGGCCGCCGGGTTTTCCCCGACCGCACGCAGGCGCAGCCCGAAACGAGTGCGGAACAGCACCCACCAGGTCAGCGGCACGGCCA includes these proteins:
- a CDS encoding purine-nucleoside phosphorylase, whose amino-acid sequence is MSGFGRECAEIVRAAREGSYKIGMILGSGLGALAEEVEDAVRIPYSHLTEFPVSTVTSHSSELVAGTLSGVPVVILSGRAHYYEGGDPTVMRTPVETLKELGCEILLATNAAGSLRQEVAPGSPMLISDHINWSGMNPLIGEEDEKRFLDMSTAYDADLRAAMKKVAEETGDPVAEGVYMWFSGPSFETPAEIRMAKTLGADAVGMSTVPEVIMARFLGMRVAAMSIITNYGAGMQTHALSHDETKSVALQGMERMKQLVRAFVKEIGQ
- the deoC gene encoding deoxyribose-phosphate aldolase, which gives rise to MTDMIEHAKRALGLVDLTNLNDDCTAADISKLTGRTVTDHGSVAAVCVWPRFVAQAAQELTGTGVKVATVVNFPEGGEDTEAVLAETKQALADGADEIDLVMPYKAFCAGRKGFAEEQIIRVKAAIPEPALLKVILETGEIKDPLLIHAASNIAIGAGADFIKTSTGKVAVNATLEAAEIMLTAIEEARRDNAERVIGFKPAGGIRTAEDAAAYLALADKIMGQNWVSAHTFRFGASGLLDALISTIEGQEIVDHSHHGY
- the cdd gene encoding cytidine deaminase — protein: MSDLDALFEAAKAVRENAYAPYSNFLVGAALRAPDGTVFIGCNVENASYPVSVCAEGGAVSAMIAAGYREIAEAVVIGDAALCTPCGMCRQRLKEFGTDDLVVHVADLDGIRRSFTMDELLPAAFELEYTSK
- the deoA gene encoding thymidine phosphorylase, which produces MLPQELIRKKRDGGTLDAAEIQFFVKGLADGSVTEGQVAALAMAVFFKGLTVDERVALTLAMRDSGDVMDWSGIDAPILDKHSTGGVGDNVSLMLAPALAACGAAVPMISGRGLGHTGGTLDKFDSIPGYQTQPDNLLFKKVVKEIGCAVIGQTGNLAPADKRFYAIRDVTGTVESIDLITASILSKKLAAGLQGLVLDVKWGTGAFMATLEDARALAESLVLVANGAGLKTTALLTDMNEPLASAAGNAVEMQNAVDFLKGTAIDNRLWDVTVAQGGELLASGGIAADAEAGAGMMREAFQSGKAAEKFAQMVHALGGPADFMEKAELYLAKASVEAPVYAEQDGVVTGVDARAVGVAVVALGGGRRAAADVIDPSVGLTSLAGVGNTVDADAPLAIVHARTEAEAEEAAVAVRKAYTIGSAADVIDRPSVVERIAP